Below is a genomic region from Methylobacterium sp. FF17.
TCATGGCGAAGGTGCGGGCGAGCGGGGAGCTCTATGCCCTGCAGGAGAAGTGGCTGGGCCGCGCCTTCAAGGACATGCCGGCCACGCCGACGAAGTAGCGAAGCCTTTGGCGGCCCTCTGACAACGGAAGCAAGCGGTCATGACGGGGCCAGCGATCCGGACGATCCTCGACGGCGCGGTGGTCACCGCGGCGCTCGCGGCGATCAGCATCCTGCTCAGCATGCCCCTGGGCCTGCTCCTCGCTCTTCTGCGCTGGCGCCGGATCCCGGTGCTCGCGGGCGTGCTGGCCGACTTCGTGAGCGTCGTCCGCGCGACGCCCTTCGTGACGCTCGTCCTCTTCGTGTTCTTCATCCTTCCCGCGACCGGCATCGAACTGGAGCCGGTTCCTGCGGCCATCGTGGCGCTGACGATGAACACGGCGGCATTCAGCAGCGAGATCTGGCGGGCCGCCCTCCAGACTTTCCCCCGCGACCAACGCGAGGCCGCGAGCGCGTTCGGCATGTCCGAGTGGAAGATCCTGACCCGCATCGTCTTCCCCCAGATCTGGCGGGCCAACCTTGGCCCGTTGGTCAGCGAGGTCACGATCCTGCTCAAGTGCACCCCGGCCGTAGCGATCATCGGCGTCGTCGAGATCACCCGCGCAGCCGGCCGGGTCGGCGCCGAGACCTACGAGCCGCTGCCGCCCTTCCTCGTCGCGACACTCATCTACACGGTGCTGATCGCAGCGGTCGTGCGGGGCCAGCGTGTCATCGAGCGCAGGATCGCCAGGCGTTTCGGACTGAGGCAAGCATGAACGGGCTGCTGGTCGTCTGGGAGAGCCGGGACGTCTTCCTGTGGGGGGCTGCCAATACCTTATCGCTGGTGCTGGGATGCCTGCTGCTCAGCATCCCGCTCGGCATTCTCGGCGCCATCCTCCTCACCGAGGCGCCGAAGCCTCTCCGGCGGTTGATGGCGGAAATCGTCGATCTGCTGCGGTGCGTGCCGTTCCTGCTGCTGGCCTACGTGGTCTATTACGGCCTGCCCGAACTCGGGCTCAGGCTCACCTCATGGTGGGCGGGCTTGGCCTCGCTGACGGTCTACACCACCGCCTATCTCGTGGAGATCTTTCGGGCCGCGTTCCTCGCCGTCGCCAGGGACAACATCGAGGCCGCCCACGCCTTCGGCCTGTCCCGCAGCCTGCTCTACCGGCGCATCATCCTGCCCCAGGTCGCCATCACGGCCGCTCCGGTGATCGGGAATCAGATCATCACGACGATCCGGGACAGTGCCCTGCTCATGATCATCACGGTGCAGGAACTGACCTTCGCCGCGAATTTCGTCAGCGCGAACCACTTTTCACCATTAGCGCCGTTCGCCGCTGCGGTCGGCCTCTACCTCCTCATGTCGTTCGTGGTCGAGGAGGGCGTGCGCCGCATGGAGAGTGTGAGGAGGGTGCGTTATGGCTGAAACCGACGATGCGATCTCGGTGCGGGGCGTATGCAAGGATTTCGATGGATTCGAGGTCCTGCGCGACATCGATCTCGACATCGCTCCTGGCACGACGACCTGTATTCTCGGGCCGAGCGGCTCGGGCAAGTCGACCCTCCTGCGCTGCCTGAACTGGCTTGAGGAGCCGAGCGCAGGCTCGGTCCTGATCCACGGCGAGCCCATCGGCCGGAAGGGGACGGGGGCGACCGCACGGCCCATGGCCCGGCGCGAACTCGCCGCCGCGCGAACCCGCATCGCCATGGTGTTCCAGCACTTCGCACTCTGGCCGCACCTGACCGTCCTCGGCAACGTCATCGAGGCACCGATCCACGTTCTCGGACGCCCCAGGCGGGACGTCGAGGAGGAAGGCCGCGCGATCCTGGCTCGCGTCGGGCTCGCCGAGAAGGCCGACGCCTATCCGCACACGTTGTCCGGTGGTCAGAAGCAGCGCGTTGCGATCAGCCGCGCGCTTGCCATGAGGCCGAAGGTCATCCTCTTCGACGAGCCGACCA
It encodes:
- a CDS encoding amino acid ABC transporter permease; this encodes MTGPAIRTILDGAVVTAALAAISILLSMPLGLLLALLRWRRIPVLAGVLADFVSVVRATPFVTLVLFVFFILPATGIELEPVPAAIVALTMNTAAFSSEIWRAALQTFPRDQREAASAFGMSEWKILTRIVFPQIWRANLGPLVSEVTILLKCTPAVAIIGVVEITRAAGRVGAETYEPLPPFLVATLIYTVLIAAVVRGQRVIERRIARRFGLRQA
- a CDS encoding amino acid ABC transporter permease; translation: MNGLLVVWESRDVFLWGAANTLSLVLGCLLLSIPLGILGAILLTEAPKPLRRLMAEIVDLLRCVPFLLLAYVVYYGLPELGLRLTSWWAGLASLTVYTTAYLVEIFRAAFLAVARDNIEAAHAFGLSRSLLYRRIILPQVAITAAPVIGNQIITTIRDSALLMIITVQELTFAANFVSANHFSPLAPFAAAVGLYLLMSFVVEEGVRRMESVRRVRYG
- a CDS encoding amino acid ABC transporter ATP-binding protein, with the translated sequence MAETDDAISVRGVCKDFDGFEVLRDIDLDIAPGTTTCILGPSGSGKSTLLRCLNWLEEPSAGSVLIHGEPIGRKGTGATARPMARRELAAARTRIAMVFQHFALWPHLTVLGNVIEAPIHVLGRPRRDVEEEGRAILARVGLAEKADAYPHTLSGGQKQRVAISRALAMRPKVILFDEPTSALDPEMVGEVLGVIRELAKEGLTMVVVTHEMNFARDVADTIVFMEGGCIREVAAPHTFFTDPQSERARRFLTRH